The following DNA comes from Eretmochelys imbricata isolate rEreImb1 chromosome 2, rEreImb1.hap1, whole genome shotgun sequence.
CCTTGGCATGCCCGCGTCCAGCTGAGCTTTGAGGAGCCGACCCCGGGGGGGCGGCAGCGGCCCAGAAGCAGGCCCAGCCCCAGTCGGCACCACAGCAAGCACCGGGCCAGGTCCTTCGACGACGTCCTGGTGGACGAGTTCGACATGCTCCTGGACGCAGCGGCCACCGTCATCCAGGCCGCCTGGCGCGGGTACCAGGCCAGGCAGCAGCTGCGCGCCCAGGACCACGCGGCTTCCACCATCCAAGCCACCTGGAGGGGATTCCTCACCAGGGAGCGGCTGGCCAGCCAGAGGGCGGAGGCGGCTGGCCAGCAGGGCTACGCGGCCAGCAGGGAGCACATTTGGGCCGAGCCAGAGCTCGCCGAGGAGCAGGCTGCTGTGGTGATCCAGGCCCACTACCGGGGCTACCGGGTGCGGTGTGAGATATACAACCAGTACTTGGCAGCCACCACCATCCAAGCCCACTACAGGGGGTACCGGACACGCCAGGCATTAGCAGAGAGCCACAGAGCCGCCACCACCATCCAAGCCCACTGGCGGGGCTACCATACCAGGCAGGTGCTAGCCCACACcagggccccgccccgccccaccagcAGCCTGAGGGACTTCTTCAGCAAGACGTCCCGAGGGCTCGTCGACTACATGACGGGGGCACAGGAGGCCCCGTCCCGCCCCAGGCCGGGGTCCAGGAGACACGCCCACCCGGGGGCCCAGACTCCGCTCGGGTTCCCTGCTTGCTGGCCAGGGGAGCGCGGGGCTGGCAGGGAGAAGCCGACAAAGCCGCCAGCCCTGGCGCAGAGTGGGGGCACGGTGCTGCCTGCCCTCAAGAAATGCCCCCAGTGTGGGCGGAACACGATGGTCCGGgtcctggtgggggtggggaggggcacggACTACCAGTCGGATGCCAGCTCGGAAGGACATTATTACCACACCCAGGGGCTCCCCCGGCAGGCGGCACCCAGCCACCCCAGCGCCAGGAGGGAGGGCACCGGGTACAGTGCTGCTGCAGAGCAAGCGAGCTACAGAGCTGGGCATGGCCGCGCTCAGGCCCGACGAGCCGGGGTCTCCCACACGGAGAGGGCGGAGGGAGCAGTCCGCAATGGGCACCGTCACTGGACAGGCACCCCACCAGCAAGCAAGAGGGTGGCTGAATATCGGGCTGCCCCCAGTGCGTGGTATCAGGGCAGGGAGAAAGGACAGACGGCTCGCCCCTGTGCGGCCTGGGCAGCAACCcggtgcagggagcggggcaggggcagcacggcTGACTCGAGTGCCATGATGTACCACGCCTCTGCCAGCTTCCCCCCGAGCTCCGAGCACCAGCAGGCCGCAGGGCCCACAGCCACGGCCTGGGTCTCCAGCAGCTTCTGGCCCAGCCAGCCCAAAGGCGAGAGACCGGTCTTCAAGACCAGGAAGCGGTACTGGCAGCTGGCGCGGGCAGCCACGCTCATCCAGGCCTTCTGGCGGGGCTGCCAGGCGCGGCGGGCACTGCGTGAGCAGAGGGAGGCTGCCATCAGGATCCAGTCGGCGTTCCGGGGCTACCGGACCAGGACCTACCTCTCTGAGGTGGGTGTCCTGAGCGGGGGCGAGACGGAGGAGGAGTCGGACAGTGCGTGGAGCAGCTGGCCAGTGCGTTGCCGCTAGGCCAAGATGCCCcgtgtggggcggggagggggcagtgccGTGGGTTTGTTATCCTGCCAGTCCCAATAAAGCTAGAGTAACTGCAGCTTTTCCAGCGGCACCCGCTGCCTGGCTCCTCCAGCGTGCCAGACACTCACCCAAGCCAGGGAGCTGACTAGTGCTACCAGTCCACAGGCACAATTCAcccagggggaaactgaggcccagagccagGTGAGTGACTCACCCAGGAAATCAGTtggatgcagtgttgttgtagccatgttggccccaggatcttagagagacaaggtgggggaggtgatatcttttataggaccaacggCTGTTGGTGAGAGCGAGAAGCCtcatgttacctcacccaccgtgtcccaggaaatcagtggcagaagaAACCAGGACTTCATATttccctccctccgccccctactcactcccctcccagaactagggggcaggagtcctgacttccagccccccCACCGCCACTCCCAGGTCTAACAccctagatcccactcccctcccagagctgggggcagaacccaggagtcctgtgctGGTAAATGTCAGGCCCCCATGTAAGGCTTGGCTATCCGGGGTCTTGGGGGGCTCTTGGTTATCTTGCCCTCCAgccatttccccccacacacacacaccccccactggGTCTCCCCTGCTTCAGTGTGTTTGCGGGGGGtatctgtctacactgcaatgaaacacccgtgcctggcctgtgtcagctgtcGGGCTCacggggctggagctggggagctatgaagctgcagcagagccagtcgggctgggctggagcctgggcagaGGGGGAGCAGCCGGTggttaattgcagtgtggacgtaccctGGGAAGCCCCTGGCAGTGCTATCGAGGAGACAGGGCTGCCGGGCACTGCGTGTGTGGCtttgcccagctctgtgcctctgtaccccctgccctgtctgagCAGGGCTGTTCTGAGGGGTGGGCTGGCAGGGATCTCAGTCAAGGGGTCCCAGGCagggatcccccccacacacacacccccatcgaGCTGCCACCTCGGAGCTGTTGTCCCATCATCTCACAGTCGGCACCAACGTGAGATGCTTCCAAGGAAGATGTAACCCCCCGCGATGCCTGTTACTATGCCGTAATCTACttggggatgtggggagggagctgccccCGGCCCTGGCTCCCTTTATGGCCTGGAGCATGAGGATCAAGGCCTGTTGTAGCTGAATCCCAGCTGGAGGGCAGTGGAGAAGGTTTTTGTACATAGACAAACATCTGCATCAgggtgtagagcaggggtgggcaaactttttggcccgagggccacatctgggtggggaaattgcatgcaggcccatgaatgtagggctggagcagggggttggggtgtgggagggagtgcagggtgtagGAAGGGGTGCGGTGTGCTCAGGGCAGAggttggggctcagggcagaggttggggcaaagaaggggtgcagggtgcacgagggggctcagggcagggggttgggtgcaggaggggtgtagagtgcaggagggggctcagggcagggagttggggtgcaggaggggtgtagagtgtgggaggggtgcagggtgcatgagggggctcagggcagggggttggggagcaggaggggtgcagggtgcagcagggagttggggggcagggtgcaggaggggttcaggctccagcccggcaCTGCTTACCTGGAGCTGCTCCGGGGGGGCAGCAGCacacaccggggccagggcaggctccctccctccctgcctgccctggccctgcgccgctccggaagtggctggcaccatgtccctgcagcccctggggtgggggtgggggggcagagggctccgcacgctgcccttgcctgtgggttccacacctgaagctcccattggccacggttccctgttcccagccaatgggagcttccagggaggtacccacaggcaaggtcATCACGCGGAGCCctctacccccgcccccccagggccacagggatgtggtgccggctgcttctgagGGCGGCACGGGGCCCACAgtgccacgggggtggcaatcccgcgggccggatccaaagccctgaggggctggaccCAGCaagtgggccgtagtttgcccacccctggtgtagggTCTCAATGAGCCACCTGCCACACCAGccccctgcagcagggagttgcACAGATTAACTGCATGCTGCAGGAGGATACAGTGATCCAACCGGGGGGTGTAGAACCCAGCAAGGCCTCTCCTCATCAGTGTCTGCTCCCACCAAGCCAAACCCCATCAGATCCTGGACCAAAAGGCGCGTTGCTGGTATGGTCAGgacaggtgcgggagggggagacCACTGCCAGTTCGTTTCCCAGCTGGGTCGCTCAAGGTTGGCTGGGCTGTGGTTGGCTGCTGCCCTCGGAAAGGGGTGTGGCCCCACACAGGAGGGGATCAAAGGCCCCTTTCCTCCGCCCAGCTCGGAGAcaaacactgggccagatccagcagGGTGCCACGTGCCCTCCAAGCCCATCAATGGCAGGATGATGCCCCAATGTGGGGAACCCCAGGTCTGAGCCTTCCCACCTGGGCACCCCCCCCAGACCATGAAAGCTGGGGGCCATGCTGCTCAGGCAGCCGGACACTGGTACACCAGAGCAGTCGCCAGCACCGCCGGCCACCATCCCTGGCGAGTTTACTGGGCCCTTTTTGGTTTTGCAGTCGCAGCTGCTTGCGAGACCTGCCAGGAAACGGCGACTCGGCATCTGCCTGCACCACGCGCTGTGCCCTCTGCTCCTTCCGcaacccccctgcactcccatggCTGGGTGGGGCACGTCTGTCCTCGAGCACGAACTCTGGGGGGCGCCGGAAATATTAGCAGCGCCACCATCAGCCTGTCGTCCTCCACCCCAGCCTGCGGGCCTGCCCAGGCAAAGCCGCCGAGAGCGTGGGGACTCTCGAGAcagcggggagggagaggagcaggatgGGGGGGATCAGCAACGTCTCAGTGCCATCGTGGGGCAGGAGCCATCACCCACCCTTGGAGCAGGGCTCCCACGAGCCAGGCGGCGGCAGGGACTCGACCCAGCCCGAGAGGCCACTGACCCTCAGGCTCATCTCTGGCCCCTCAGGACGCTGGCTTTCAAAGATCCGTTTGGCCCAGGGTACAGTCACGGTGGCTAAGAAAAAACTTGGCTCAGCGCGGGGGTCTGGCCTGGCCTTGGGGCCAGAACCAGGAAGCTAAGAGAAGCCCGAGCCCAGCTGGGGTTTTGGGGTACATGtgagcaagggggggggggggggggacatgggAGGACTCAGTCAGCGGCAGCATCCCTTGGCCCAGGGAAGGGGATCGACACCCAGGAGGACACCCCAGAGCTAGAAATAGCCACGGGGCTCTGCCCCGGCCTGGGGACTGGGAAGCGATGGGGTCTGCTCCCTGCAGAGGGTAACAGAAAGGGCTGGGCCGGACGCAccaacccccagctctggccGTCACGCGCCTGTGTAAAACGTCCTGCCTTTGGGGCTGAATGGACCGGAGCCAGGCTGGGATTTGTAAATCCTACAAATATGGCGCTTTTCCATGGCTCCTGACAGTGACGCAATTTTATTTCTTTCGTTAAAAAACACCCCGCCCCCGGCGACTCTTTCAGCTCCGGGAGAGGTTTCCCTCCCTTGGCCAGGCCGGCGATGCCCTGGGTGGCTTCACAGTGTCTCCAGCCGGGCAGGGGAAGCCGGGAGCAAATGGGGCTCACCCTGCCGTGCAGCTGTCTGGCTGGACAGACGGCCtgtctcaccccccacccccgggaacCAACCATGCCCAGTGCCGGTGATGCCCAGGCAGGCTTCAGCCTCTGCCAGGGCAGACCCAGCTCCCTCTCTACTTGCCCGAAATCCCAGAGGGCAGAGCTATCGCAGCTACAGGGACGCAGGAGACCAGTCAGGGGTCACAGCCACACTGGAGTGAGGACGGGAGGGGTCTGTCCCATTGCCCTGCCCTAacgccccccatctccccacgGCGCCTCAGCAGTGGATCTCGTAGGCGATCTGCGGCTGGAACGCAAGTCCCTGATTGACAAACAGTTCGCTGGCCTCCCGctcgccctcctcctccccctccagggtCTGCGTGGCCtggtcctgcagcagctctggaagCCCCGGGAAGGCCCCGGCCAGCCCCTTGGGGTCCTTGTAGGTGGCGAAGAGCGGCTTGGTGCGGTCGATGACGAACATCTCGTGGCCCCGCTCGTCGCGGTACTCCTCCAGCTGGGCGAAGGTGGTGGGCCCGTCCGAGTAGTCGTTGACGTAGAGGATGTTCTCCTCCTTCTTGGCCTTTTTCCGCTTGCGGTGCTTCCTGTAGATCATGACGACGAGGAGCAGCGCGACGAGGGCCAGCAGCGAGATGCCCACGGCGATGGCCGTCTGCGTGGCCATGCTCAGGGCGTTGAAGTCCATGCTCTCCATGTCGTAGAGGGGCTCCTGGCTGACGTCCACGGAGGCCGGGTAGGCGCGCGGcggtggctgctgctgggagcggTTGACCATGAGGTGGAAGAGCACGCGGGCCGTGCCGCCCGGGTTGGAGGCCTCGCACTCGTACTTGCCGGCGTGGGCCACCGTGATGTTGTTGAGGAAGAGCATCCCGCTCCCCGTGTCCGAGTCGAAGCGCTCCCTGCCGCCGGGCTCCCGCAGCTCCGCCGTTCCGCCCAGCGGCTTGGCGCTCGCCGTGGCAGGCCCTGCCCGCGCGTGGGCCACCTTCCGCCAGCTCACCAGCGGCTGCGGGTAGCCGGAGGCCTGGCAGGAGACCCGCAGGTCGTCCCCGAGCCGGGCCGTCGCCTCCAGCGGCTCCACCTGCACCACAGGCGGGATGCAGATCAGGCTGTTCCCGGAGATGTCCAGCAGGCTCTGGTAGGCCAAGCGCGGGGGCTCCGAGCACACGATCTTCTTGTCCAGCGAGCTGAGGAGACGCTGCCCTTCCTCCTTGATCCAGGCGCCGAGCCAGTGCAGGGCGCAGTCACATCGCCAGGGGTTTTCTGCCAAGAGAAGCTGGGTCAGTCAGGACGGTGTCCAGTCGCCTGAGCCCCGCCCCAAGCCAAGGAAGGGGCCGGCCGATGAAGAGGCACGTCTAGACGGCTCAGCCATACCACCGCGGCGCACCGGGCCGGAGGGAGCTGTGCTGCGCAGCTCCAGGGAGCCGGGGTGGGGATCGTGTGGGGTGGGTAGCTCGGGGAATGAGCTGAAATTCAGTCGAAGGAAAGTCTGGCTGAAGCTGGGGGAGTTTCCCTGCCAGGGAGAGCCGTGGggtggtcgggggggggggggggggctcatggGCTGAGCACAGGTGAGGGGGGCTGGGTGGTGACCGATCTCCCACGGGGGCAGACTGCTTAAACCTCGCCCCTCTCCTGCACGTTGTGCTCTGAGAGAGTTTCGGCACCtcagcccccacaccccagcGCAATCGTCCCCGCTGCACTGCCGGAGGGGGGGGTCACTCAGGGTCCCACAGGGAGTGTGTCCAGAGTCGGGAATCAAACCCAGGCCTCTCGACTCCCCGCCCCGGTCATTAACTGCTAGATCCACTGCCTCTCAGAGACGCCTGCCAGGTGAAGAGATGTTGAACGACACCATCGCTGGGGGAGTATCCTGGGGGACAATCCCTAAATGCCCCTACCAGTCAGCACCCTCTATCCCCCCTGGACAACAGGGGGCAACCCCACGGCAGCTAATTCCCCaggtgtgatgaagcgggactgttcttaatgtttcctctgaatattgtgggggtgcctcagtttcccctagggaGTTCTTAAGTATTTAGGtagtggggtaagggtgtatgatccttgcagagccctagagagcaggtgcgtgcagggatctggacacagagaatggccgacaccctgtttcctggcaactgatggcctgggcccttcccccctgcaaggtgagagctaaagggttggagaacaaaggaatccggtgacctcccaGCCCTCTCAgccggaaagggacaaagcccagaggaggaggggctggagggagtttcagtttgaggctggctggggacatggagtgaagtgcagatgtggttgtctgactcactgccccccaaaatggacctggctgaggggccCTGTTCTCTGCActtacaagctctggtttagaccatgttcctgtcgtctaataaaccttctgttttactggctggctgagagtcccatctgactgcggagttggggggcaggacctctggcttccccaggaccccacctgggcggactcgctgtgggaagcgcacggaggggcagaggaggctgaatgctccggggtcaggcccaggaaggtggaagccgggtgagctgtctgtcctgcagacaggctgctcccagagaggagacttccccagcgtccggcctggcttcgtagggagcagtttcAGAGCATCacctggggactccatgacaccaGGCCTCGCTGCCCGAGCCAGGGCCCTGTCTGCTGTGCCGGGGGGAGAGGCCCCTCTCAGCAGCCTGtagtcccactccctgcccagagccttggctctctctgccagctccctgctctgcatcCAGGCCAGAGAGCTGCCTGGGCCCCAACAGCCTGAACGCTGGGGACGGGGGGCCGCCAGGCTCAGGGCCTGGTCACACAGATTATCACTGGACTTTCCAGAGGGAGCCCTTGGTCCTGCCAAGCAACAAGACCAGCAgattccgccccccaccccgtccGACCTGCAGGTGGCGCTGCAGCGGCCAGGCGCCCTGGCACAGGGGGGCCGGTGGTTACCTGTCAGCCTCAGCACCTGCAGGCTGATGAGGGGGCGCAGGGCGGGGCGGCTGATGGTGCGCAGGTTGTTCTTGCTGAGGTCGAGCAGGGCGAGGGAGGAGAGCCCGGCCagagcctgctcctccagcagcccGATGCTGTTCTCCTGCAGGTGCAgctcctgcagcctctgcaaTGGAGCAGGGGACGGAGGGTCACCTGAAAGGGCTGCTCGCTCGGCCGCTGGAGAGCGCTGGGCTAGGCCTGGGGGGCTGACGGGGCCCGACACACCTGCCTGCACCGGCGGGCACAAGCCATCGTGCCCACGTCCTCGCCCCCACCAAACACACTGGCACGCACACAGAGGCTGACGTACGCCCGCCGGTTCCCACCCCGCCTCGCACACACGTTCCCCCCGCCTCATATCCAGAATGCCGCAAGCCGCTGCCCTTCACGCTGCGAGCCACAAGAGCCCCCCCAATTTCACAGGGACCCCGGAGCATTTACCAGTAACAGGCTCAGCTCTTTCCGCGTTCCACGTACTGGCCCCTGGGGGATGAGGGAACAT
Coding sequences within:
- the LRRC24 gene encoding leucine-rich repeat-containing protein 24 isoform X2; translated protein: MPWTGSAGQAARPLSWSKMALLVSPLLLLGLLVLRANGCPATCRCYSMTVECGSLGLKEIPASIHPSTQTVFLQDNSITQIHQQDLAALRGLHYLYMQNNTISALEPGAFHSQQHLLELALNGNRIHLLDSSIFKGLEHLRVLYLAGNQITKLLDFTFCDLQRLQELHLQENSIGLLEEQALAGLSSLALLDLSKNNLRTISRPALRPLISLQVLRLTENPWRCDCALHWLGAWIKEEGQRLLSSLDKKIVCSEPPRLAYQSLLDISGNSLICIPPVVQVEPLEATARLGDDLRVSCQASGYPQPLVSWRKVAHARAGPATASAKPLGGTAELREPGGRERFDSDTGSGMLFLNNITVAHAGKYECEASNPGGTARVLFHLMVNRSQQQPPPRAYPASVDVSQEPLYDMESMDFNALSMATQTAIAVGISLLALVALLLVVMIYRKHRKRKKAKKEENILYVNDYSDGPTTFAQLEEYRDERGHEMFVIDRTKPLFATYKDPKGLAGAFPGLPELLQDQATQTLEGEEEGEREASELFVNQGLAFQPQIAYEIHC
- the LRRC24 gene encoding leucine-rich repeat-containing protein 24 isoform X1, with amino-acid sequence MPCSSCDFNCNFCDGGFSASPVAAGSWSKMALLVSPLLLLGLLVLRANGCPATCRCYSMTVECGSLGLKEIPASIHPSTQTVFLQDNSITQIHQQDLAALRGLHYLYMQNNTISALEPGAFHSQQHLLELALNGNRIHLLDSSIFKGLEHLRVLYLAGNQITKLLDFTFCDLQRLQELHLQENSIGLLEEQALAGLSSLALLDLSKNNLRTISRPALRPLISLQVLRLTENPWRCDCALHWLGAWIKEEGQRLLSSLDKKIVCSEPPRLAYQSLLDISGNSLICIPPVVQVEPLEATARLGDDLRVSCQASGYPQPLVSWRKVAHARAGPATASAKPLGGTAELREPGGRERFDSDTGSGMLFLNNITVAHAGKYECEASNPGGTARVLFHLMVNRSQQQPPPRAYPASVDVSQEPLYDMESMDFNALSMATQTAIAVGISLLALVALLLVVMIYRKHRKRKKAKKEENILYVNDYSDGPTTFAQLEEYRDERGHEMFVIDRTKPLFATYKDPKGLAGAFPGLPELLQDQATQTLEGEEEGEREASELFVNQGLAFQPQIAYEIHC